A window of Argopecten irradians isolate NY chromosome 1, Ai_NY, whole genome shotgun sequence contains these coding sequences:
- the LOC138306055 gene encoding uncharacterized protein, with protein sequence MKEAFKAGLQEARNQTGTISTGGIAANAQSGSAIPQDVGPPPMTSNTPATSNHSASAVTVEDSVGRAIQDTAALCGQTSNNSPQSSEACSLIPTLTSLVHASLTPASRKLYNKALQSISDFCRVYLGIPLQFPVPYTIVALYVAYAYKNGKAHSTILSQLSALAFVHKVNNMYDPTKVFLVRKAVNGVARLAPSFDTRLPITQPILHRLCRCLPHMVTGSYDNLMFRAIFTTAFYALARIGELLAFTKPQSERVLQLEDVSFEVKNDQAVKVHLVFKNFKHNISQQPHSVPIVALPRHPFCPVQALHAYVKQRGASSGCLFIDKLSNPLSRRRFESLVHDCLLTCGLDASRYKGHSFRIGGASHASSTCNFSDSQLRTLGRWKTDAFKKYIRSPALSDMNVS encoded by the exons ATGAAGGAGGCCTTTAAAGCAGGCTTACAGGAGGCAAGGAACCAAACCGGGACAATATCAACTGGCGGTATTGCTGCTAATGCACAGTCCGGCAGTGCCATACCACAAGACGTAGGACCTCCACCCATGACCTCAAATACCCCAGCCACCTCTAATCATAGTGCGAGTGCTGTCACCGTGGAGGACTCTGTAG GTAGAGCTATTCAAGACACTGCTGCCCTCTGCGGACAGACTTCCAACAACAGTCCCCAGTCATCTGAAGCCTGCAGCCTTATTCCAACGTTAACCAGCCTTGTACATGCATCTCTTACCCCAGCATCCaggaaattatataataaagcCCTTCAGAGTATTTCTGACTTTTGCAGGGTTTATTTGGGCATTCCATTACAGTTTCCTGTACCATATACTATTGTAGCCCTTTATGTTGCCTATGCCTACAAAAATGGGAAGGCTCATAGTACAATATTGTCCCAGCTTTCTGCTTTAGCTTTTGTACACAAGGTCAATAATATGTACGACCCAACTAAGGTTTTCTTAGTTCGCAAAGCAGTTAATGGTGTAGCTCGATTAGCTCCTTCTTTTGATACGCGCTTACCCATCACACAACCAATTTTACATCGTCTATGCCGGTGTTTGCCACATATGGTTACAGGTAGTTATGACAACCTGATGTTCCGGGCTATATTCACAACAGCATTTTATGCTTTAGCCCGGATTGGGGAGTTGTTAGCTTTTACCAAGCCACAATCTGAAAGAGTATTACAGTTAGAGGATGTGTCGTTTGAAGTGAAGAATGATCAGGCTGTCAAAGTTCATCTAGTTTTCAAAAACTTCAAACACAACATTAGTCAACAACCCCATTCGGTTCCTATTGTTGCTCTACCTCGACATCCTTTCTGTCCGGTACAAGCCCTGCATGCTTACGTTAAGCAACGTGGCGCTAGTAGTGGTTGTCTTTTTATAGACAAACTTTCGAATCCCCTTTCTCGGAGAAGATTCGAATCCTTAGTTCATGATTGCCTTTTGACCTGTGGTTTAGATGCTTCTAGATACAAAGGTCACTCCTTTCGCATTGGAGGAGCCAGTCATGCTAGTTCGACATGCAATTTCTCTGATTCACAACTACGCACTTTAGGACGTTGGAAAACTGATGCATTTAAGAAATATATCCGCTCACCTGCTCTGTCAGATATGAATGTGTCTTGA